The following proteins come from a genomic window of Nostoc sp. ATCC 53789:
- a CDS encoding iron uptake porin — translation MQNFCKYLLVSPAVCCAMLFVNTAAFAGETSATSEINQPQVLASPDTNTQITGQVTSVSQFSDVQPTDWAFQALQSLVERYGCIAGYPNSTYRGNRALTRYEFAAGLNACLDRVNELIATATSDLVNKQDLATLQKLQEDFSAELATLRGRVDAVEAKTAELEANQFSTTTKLQGQVVAVVSDVLSGNTVNGAEITDENTTLGVRARIEFVTSFTGKDTLFTRIQANNILSPNIGTPEGNLFFAGEDGTTNATIDALFYRFPLGEKTEVVAIANAGAADDLTSTVNIFDGDGAFGALSTFGTRNPIYNQIGGAGLGVTHEFSDKLALSLGYLSGTANDPTPNNGLFNGSYGALAQLTVKPSDRISIGLTYINSYNQPLLTGSNAATFAPLDIDDNGTLDSRFSSNSYGVQASIGITDKIVLGGWAGYTNSRTLTGSRGEVDIWNYAVTLGFPDLGKEGSLAGIIAGVEPRLTSSNIAGLDTDPDTSYHLEAFYQYKLSDNITITPGVIWLTSPDHNNNNDDVVIGALRTTFSF, via the coding sequence ATGCAAAATTTCTGTAAATATCTGCTAGTTAGTCCAGCAGTCTGCTGTGCAATGCTATTTGTGAATACTGCTGCATTTGCAGGTGAAACATCCGCTACGTCTGAAATCAATCAACCGCAAGTTTTAGCTAGTCCAGACACAAACACTCAGATAACAGGGCAAGTTACTTCCGTATCTCAATTTTCCGACGTACAACCCACCGACTGGGCATTCCAAGCATTACAGTCGTTGGTTGAGCGCTATGGCTGTATTGCAGGATACCCAAATAGTACTTATCGTGGTAATCGCGCATTAACGCGATATGAGTTTGCTGCTGGTTTGAATGCTTGTCTAGATCGCGTTAACGAACTTATTGCTACAGCCACAAGCGATTTAGTTAACAAACAAGATTTAGCAACATTACAAAAGCTGCAAGAAGATTTTTCAGCAGAACTGGCGACACTCCGAGGTCGTGTAGATGCAGTAGAAGCTAAAACTGCTGAATTGGAGGCGAATCAGTTCTCAACCACAACCAAACTGCAAGGACAAGTTGTTGCTGTCGTTAGCGATGTTTTGTCAGGAAATACAGTTAACGGTGCAGAAATTACAGACGAAAATACAACTTTAGGGGTTAGGGCGCGGATAGAATTTGTGACCAGCTTCACAGGGAAAGATACGCTGTTCACCAGAATCCAGGCTAATAATATTCTCAGCCCTAATATTGGTACGCCAGAGGGTAACTTATTCTTTGCTGGCGAAGATGGTACTACTAATGCCACGATAGATGCACTCTTCTACAGATTTCCGTTAGGCGAAAAAACAGAGGTTGTTGCGATCGCTAACGCAGGTGCAGCAGATGACCTTACCAGTACTGTTAATATCTTTGATGGTGATGGCGCTTTTGGTGCTTTATCCACCTTTGGTACACGCAACCCAATTTACAACCAAATAGGCGGCGCGGGTTTGGGAGTAACGCACGAGTTCAGTGATAAATTGGCACTGAGTTTAGGGTATTTGAGTGGTACAGCTAATGACCCTACACCCAATAATGGTTTGTTTAATGGATCTTACGGTGCGTTGGCACAGTTGACAGTTAAACCAAGCGATCGCATTTCTATCGGTTTAACTTACATCAATTCCTACAACCAACCACTACTTACAGGTAGCAATGCAGCAACTTTCGCGCCCTTAGATATAGATGACAATGGTACGTTAGATTCCCGATTTTCCAGTAATTCTTATGGTGTCCAAGCATCCATCGGCATTACCGATAAGATAGTCTTGGGTGGTTGGGCTGGATACACCAACAGCCGTACCTTGACTGGAAGCCGTGGAGAAGTTGATATTTGGAACTATGCCGTTACCCTCGGCTTCCCTGACCTCGGTAAAGAAGGAAGTTTGGCTGGTATTATTGCGGGTGTGGAACCTAGATTAACAAGTTCTAATATCGCAGGATTAGATACAGATCCCGATACATCCTATCATCTTGAGGCGTTCTACCAGTATAAGCTGAGTGACAATATCACCATTACACCAGGAGTTATCTGGCTAACATCCCCAGATCATAACAATAACAACGATGATGTTGTGATTGGCGCACTGAGAACTACATTCAGTTTCTAA
- a CDS encoding metal ABC transporter ATP-binding protein, which translates to MTNDIAILKVEGLTVYQGSYLAVRDVSFELLPGTDTAIVGPNGAGKSTLVKAVLDLIPRSAGTIEIFGRPIARLGRLRHLLGYMPQNFIFDRSFPISVSELVGLGWAKEGKKGDLFFSKLWKQDREKSAAVVEALRRTDAYHLQHQAIGTLSGGQLKRVLLAYCLVMPRKLLVLDEAFAGVDVQGSADFYALLNELKREEGWTVLQVSHDIDMVNRHCDRVLCLNQSIVCTGKPEIALSPQNLLATYGPGFSRYQHQH; encoded by the coding sequence ATGACTAATGACATTGCTATTTTAAAAGTAGAAGGATTAACTGTCTATCAAGGTAGTTATCTAGCTGTTCGAGATGTTTCTTTTGAATTATTGCCAGGAACAGATACAGCCATAGTTGGCCCCAATGGTGCTGGTAAAAGTACTCTGGTAAAAGCGGTTTTAGATTTGATACCTCGAAGTGCTGGTACGATTGAAATTTTCGGTCGCCCAATTGCAAGGCTGGGGCGTTTACGTCACTTGTTGGGTTATATGCCGCAAAACTTTATTTTTGACCGCAGCTTTCCTATTTCTGTTAGCGAATTGGTGGGACTGGGATGGGCAAAGGAAGGAAAAAAGGGAGATTTGTTTTTCTCCAAGCTGTGGAAACAAGACAGAGAAAAATCGGCAGCAGTAGTAGAAGCTTTACGGCGAACTGATGCTTATCATTTACAGCATCAAGCTATTGGTACTCTTAGCGGTGGTCAACTCAAGCGGGTGTTGTTGGCTTATTGTTTGGTAATGCCTCGGAAACTTTTGGTACTCGATGAAGCCTTTGCTGGTGTTGATGTGCAAGGTTCAGCAGATTTTTACGCTTTGCTAAATGAATTAAAGCGAGAGGAGGGTTGGACGGTATTACAAGTTTCCCATGATATTGATATGGTAAATCGCCATTGCGATCGCGTGCTTTGCCTCAATCAAAGCATTGTTTGTACTGGTAAACCGGAAATTGCCCTTTCACCGCAAAACCTCTTAGCAACATACGGCCCAGGTTTCAGCCGCTACCAGCACCAACATTAA
- the topA gene encoding type I DNA topoisomerase — protein MSTLVIVESPTKARTIRNYLPAGYRVEASMGHVRDLPQSASEIPAAVKGETWAQLGVNVDADFEPVYVVPKDKKKIVTQLKEALKDVDELILATDEDREGESISWHLYQLLKPKVPTKRMVFHEITQEAIKKALKNCRQIDEQLVRAQETRRILDRLVGYTLSPLLWKKIAWGLSAGRVQSVAVRLLVTRERQRRAFHEGTYWDLKASLSKEKTPFAAQLVTLAGTKIANGSDFDATTGQITAGRNVLLLNEEQAVALKERLTGKTWSVTDIEERPVTRKPSPPFTTSTLQQESNRKLRLSARDTMRVAQNLYEQGYITYMRTDSVHLSDQAIAAARSSVEKLYGQQYLSPQPRQYTTKSKGAQEAHEAIRPAGSTFRTPQETGLGGRELAVYDLIWKRTVACQMADSRQTQISVQLQVEDAGFRSSGKRIEFPGYLRAYVEGSDDPEAALEDQEVILPNLKVGDHPNCTDLEAVGHETQPPARYTEASLVKTLESEGIGRPSTYASIIGTIIDKGYAHLVSNALIPTFTAFAVTDLLEKHFPDIVDPSFTSKMEQTLDDIATGEAKWLPYLQKFYLGEKGLETLVKERESQIDATTARTVELENLDAKVRIGKYGPYIEVTNGEGVITASIPKDLTPADLDPKQVEVLLRQKITGPDQVGRHPETGEPIYVKIGAYGPYVQLGDKTDENPKPKQASLLKGVTPETVTLEMAVGLLALPRTLGVHPVTGSKIQASLGRFGPYVVHDQGKEGKDYRSLKAADNVLTISLERALELLSEPKKGRSSTNSKSKAALRELGPHPEDAETINIYDGPYGPYIKHGKTNVSIPEGQTVEDITLTEALNLLAAKASTAKSTRKTTKSTTSKSKSTAKSTAKSTTAAKKKVTEG, from the coding sequence ATGTCAACTCTCGTCATCGTCGAATCTCCAACCAAAGCTCGTACCATTCGCAACTACCTGCCAGCAGGCTATCGGGTGGAAGCGTCTATGGGTCATGTGCGTGACTTACCCCAGTCGGCTAGTGAAATTCCTGCTGCCGTCAAGGGGGAAACATGGGCGCAGCTAGGGGTAAATGTGGACGCCGACTTTGAACCGGTATATGTTGTCCCGAAAGACAAAAAGAAAATTGTCACCCAGCTTAAAGAAGCCCTTAAAGATGTAGATGAACTGATTCTGGCAACGGACGAAGACCGGGAAGGTGAAAGCATTAGTTGGCATTTATACCAATTGCTGAAGCCGAAAGTTCCCACTAAGCGGATGGTGTTTCACGAAATTACCCAAGAGGCAATCAAAAAAGCTCTGAAAAACTGCCGCCAAATTGATGAGCAGTTGGTTCGCGCCCAAGAAACGCGGCGAATTTTAGATCGACTCGTGGGTTATACCCTGTCTCCCCTGCTATGGAAAAAAATCGCCTGGGGATTATCTGCTGGGCGGGTGCAATCTGTGGCTGTGCGGCTTTTAGTTACTAGGGAACGCCAACGCCGTGCTTTCCATGAGGGTACATACTGGGATTTGAAAGCCAGTTTGTCAAAGGAAAAAACCCCCTTTGCTGCCCAGTTGGTAACATTGGCAGGAACCAAAATTGCTAACGGCAGTGATTTTGACGCAACAACTGGACAAATTACCGCAGGTCGTAATGTCTTGTTGCTCAACGAAGAGCAAGCGGTAGCCCTCAAGGAACGCCTAACAGGGAAAACCTGGAGTGTTACCGACATTGAGGAACGCCCAGTAACGCGCAAACCGTCGCCACCGTTTACCACCTCGACGTTGCAACAAGAATCTAACCGGAAATTGCGCCTCTCAGCCCGTGACACAATGCGGGTTGCCCAGAATTTGTACGAACAAGGGTATATTACCTATATGCGGACAGATTCGGTGCATTTGTCAGATCAAGCGATCGCAGCTGCTCGGAGTTCTGTAGAAAAGCTTTATGGTCAACAATACCTCAGTCCCCAACCCCGCCAATACACCACCAAATCCAAAGGCGCACAAGAGGCGCACGAAGCAATTCGTCCAGCCGGTAGCACCTTCCGCACTCCCCAAGAAACTGGTTTGGGCGGTCGAGAACTTGCCGTTTACGATTTGATTTGGAAGCGGACTGTCGCCTGTCAAATGGCTGATTCCCGCCAAACTCAAATTAGCGTGCAATTGCAAGTTGAGGATGCTGGATTCCGTTCTTCTGGCAAACGGATTGAATTTCCTGGATATTTACGTGCTTACGTCGAAGGTTCAGATGACCCAGAAGCAGCACTGGAAGATCAGGAAGTAATTTTGCCCAATCTGAAAGTCGGAGATCATCCGAATTGTACAGATTTAGAAGCAGTTGGGCACGAAACTCAACCCCCAGCTAGATACACCGAAGCTTCTTTGGTGAAAACCTTAGAAAGTGAAGGTATCGGTCGTCCCAGTACCTACGCCAGCATCATTGGCACCATCATCGACAAAGGTTATGCCCATTTGGTGAGCAACGCTCTCATTCCTACCTTCACCGCTTTCGCCGTCACCGACTTACTGGAAAAACATTTCCCAGACATCGTTGATCCTAGTTTTACCTCGAAGATGGAGCAAACCCTTGATGACATTGCCACAGGTGAAGCGAAATGGCTACCCTACTTGCAGAAATTCTATTTGGGAGAGAAAGGGTTGGAAACCCTGGTAAAAGAACGGGAAAGTCAAATTGATGCCACCACAGCTAGGACTGTAGAACTGGAGAATCTAGATGCCAAAGTCCGTATTGGTAAATATGGCCCCTACATTGAAGTTACAAATGGTGAGGGGGTAATCACCGCCTCAATTCCCAAAGACTTGACCCCAGCCGACCTCGACCCTAAACAGGTAGAAGTTTTGCTGCGACAAAAAATCACAGGCCCTGACCAGGTAGGTCGGCATCCCGAAACTGGGGAACCGATTTATGTGAAAATCGGTGCTTATGGCCCCTATGTCCAATTGGGCGATAAAACCGACGAAAACCCCAAACCGAAACAAGCTTCTCTACTCAAGGGTGTCACCCCAGAAACCGTTACCCTGGAAATGGCTGTTGGTCTGTTGGCACTACCCCGGACATTGGGAGTTCACCCAGTCACAGGCAGCAAAATCCAAGCAAGTTTGGGACGCTTTGGCCCTTATGTGGTTCATGACCAGGGTAAGGAAGGGAAAGATTACCGTTCCCTTAAAGCTGCTGACAATGTGTTGACAATTAGCCTAGAACGTGCTTTAGAACTATTGTCCGAACCAAAAAAGGGACGCAGTTCCACCAACAGCAAGTCCAAGGCAGCCTTACGCGAATTGGGCCCACATCCAGAGGACGCGGAAACAATTAACATCTACGATGGCCCTTATGGCCCTTACATCAAGCATGGCAAAACTAATGTGAGTATCCCAGAAGGTCAAACTGTAGAAGATATAACTCTGACTGAGGCGCTCAACTTATTGGCAGCTAAGGCATCGACAGCGAAATCGACTCGCAAAACGACTAAATCAACGACTTCCAAATCTAAGTCAACTGCTAAGTCAACTGCTAAGTCAACGACGGCTGCGAAAAAGAAAGTCACAGAAGGCTAA
- a CDS encoding DUF6745 domain-containing protein, which yields MSLIENLTPEQEALIPVYREKWRAIALSTERIDKEKAAEAVKAAYVAIDFGYEEPEIFFQDSPYAACNWMLKRLSPEFLENYLNEPNSLGSFFSAHFFQELSSILNQQFGIQVRKQLRNFFYLYNATDNPLNHEIFNDLNERFSTQLNDQIEDNSWWIEIQLNECFQPENYSNLMSGFDFCSSVLNIVHPQQEWKVFQSLIQECGWLFAYDDICIICDRPFHLRFDNENRLHAEGKPAIEFTDGYSLYSYHGVTLPEKYGKIHPQQWQATWLLTEENAELQRVLIQGIGYARICQELQAIELDTWQEYTLLKIDADVDEEPIYLLKMTRPSTGFIHALRVPPNMKSAREAIGWVNWGVDPEAFGVQT from the coding sequence ATGTCGCTGATTGAAAATTTAACGCCTGAGCAAGAGGCTTTGATTCCAGTTTATCGGGAAAAGTGGAGAGCGATCGCGCTTTCAACTGAACGAATTGATAAAGAAAAGGCGGCGGAAGCAGTAAAAGCTGCCTATGTTGCAATTGACTTTGGCTATGAAGAGCCTGAAATATTTTTTCAGGATAGTCCTTATGCAGCCTGCAACTGGATGCTAAAACGGCTGTCCCCTGAGTTTTTGGAAAATTATCTTAATGAACCAAATAGTTTAGGGAGCTTCTTTTCGGCTCATTTCTTTCAAGAACTTTCGAGTATACTCAATCAACAGTTTGGAATCCAAGTACGTAAGCAATTACGCAACTTTTTTTATCTTTATAATGCGACAGATAATCCTTTAAATCATGAAATATTCAACGACTTAAATGAGAGATTTAGCACTCAATTAAACGATCAAATAGAGGATAATTCGTGGTGGATTGAAATTCAACTAAATGAATGTTTTCAACCAGAAAATTACAGCAATTTAATGAGTGGTTTTGATTTCTGTAGCTCTGTTTTGAACATTGTTCATCCTCAACAGGAATGGAAAGTATTTCAATCTTTGATTCAAGAATGTGGTTGGTTGTTTGCGTATGATGATATTTGTATTATCTGCGATCGCCCCTTTCACCTGCGCTTCGACAATGAAAACCGCCTCCACGCTGAAGGTAAACCCGCCATTGAATTTACCGATGGATATAGCCTCTACTCGTATCACGGCGTAACCTTACCTGAAAAATACGGTAAGATTCACCCGCAGCAATGGCAAGCTACTTGGCTTTTAACAGAAGAAAATGCCGAACTACAGCGAGTATTAATTCAGGGTATTGGTTACGCCAGAATTTGCCAAGAATTACAAGCTATTGAATTAGATACTTGGCAAGAATACACGCTATTAAAAATTGATGCTGATGTTGATGAAGAACCAATTTACTTATTAAAAATGACTCGTCCCAGTACAGGGTTTATTCACGCTTTGCGAGTTCCACCAAATATGAAATCAGCGCGTGAGGCAATTGGCTGGGTGAATTGGGGTGTAGACCCAGAGGCATTTGGTGTGCAAACATAA
- a CDS encoding DUF3596 domain-containing protein, with amino-acid sequence MFSKTPTGRASKGSVSIINSHERLQLRFRYQSKRYYISTGLADTPANRKLAELKASEIEKDILCERLDLTLEKYQPQSVLSTITPITPIRKSQPQLDELWNKYSEFKKPQVSPSTYAKDFSKHRNHIAKLPTRSLDEASAIRDHLLSNLTPDAAKRCLTQLKACCNWAMEEGLIDTNPFAAMKIKVPKGTLEEQDINPFSKEERNLIIRTFASDRHYRHYTNYVRFLFFTGCRPSEAVGLKWKHVTNSVIQFRETVVVSENGLVMKAVDGRGYVRNG; translated from the coding sequence ATGTTCTCCAAAACCCCTACAGGGCGAGCATCTAAGGGTTCTGTATCAATCATTAACTCTCATGAACGGTTGCAGTTACGGTTTAGATATCAGAGCAAGCGTTATTACATTTCTACGGGTTTAGCTGATACTCCTGCTAACCGCAAATTGGCAGAGCTTAAGGCATCAGAGATTGAGAAAGACATACTCTGCGAACGATTAGACCTCACTCTAGAAAAGTACCAACCTCAATCTGTTTTAAGCACGATTACACCCATTACACCCATTAGAAAGTCTCAACCTCAATTAGACGAACTTTGGAATAAGTATAGCGAGTTTAAAAAACCGCAAGTTAGCCCCAGTACCTATGCCAAAGATTTCTCTAAGCATCGTAATCACATTGCTAAGTTACCGACGCGATCGCTAGATGAGGCATCTGCTATTAGAGATCATCTTTTATCGAATCTCACTCCAGATGCTGCAAAGCGCTGCTTAACCCAACTTAAAGCTTGCTGTAATTGGGCAATGGAAGAGGGATTAATCGACACTAACCCTTTTGCGGCTATGAAAATCAAAGTTCCCAAGGGTACTTTAGAAGAACAGGATATTAATCCATTCAGTAAAGAAGAAAGAAATTTAATTATTCGTACTTTTGCTAGCGATCGCCACTATAGGCATTACACAAACTATGTGCGCTTCCTTTTCTTTACAGGGTGTAGACCATCAGAAGCCGTTGGCTTGAAATGGAAGCATGTTACTAATAGCGTGATTCAATTTCGGGAAACTGTTGTCGTCTCCGAAAATGGTTTAGTCATGAAAGCGGTTGACGGACGAGGCTATGTCCGCAATGGATGA
- a CDS encoding metal ABC transporter permease, which produces MNFFNDCQISWLAIASSNDLVSLLTFPFMQRAIVGAVLMGILGGMLGSFVTLRQLSFFSHAVGHAALVGVALGVLLQINPTWMLLPFTLVFGVIVLYFIDKTDLGSDSVLSIVLSGALAIGVILTSLIKGYRGNLMAVLFGDILAIDTTDLILTLLVLVGGSIFLLSTLRQQILLTLNPDVAQVQGVPVQLYRYVFVVLLSLAVAVAIKAVGVLLVNAFLVIPASTAKLMSHHFSRFLVISVIVGSISSIAGIIVSGIFNLASGPSIVLVQFLLFIAVFIWFKLNLKAA; this is translated from the coding sequence ATGAATTTCTTCAATGATTGTCAGATATCTTGGCTTGCGATCGCCAGTAGTAATGACTTGGTAAGCTTGTTAACATTCCCCTTCATGCAGCGTGCGATCGTCGGTGCTGTGTTAATGGGAATACTTGGTGGGATGTTGGGCAGTTTTGTCACCTTGCGCCAGTTATCCTTTTTCAGCCACGCCGTTGGTCATGCAGCATTAGTAGGTGTGGCGTTAGGTGTGCTACTCCAAATAAATCCGACTTGGATGCTGTTACCTTTTACCTTGGTTTTCGGCGTTATTGTCCTCTACTTCATCGACAAAACGGACTTAGGTAGCGATAGTGTTCTTAGCATAGTGCTATCTGGGGCATTAGCGATCGGTGTGATTCTCACTAGCCTGATTAAAGGATATCGCGGCAACTTGATGGCTGTGCTGTTCGGGGATATTTTAGCGATCGATACCACAGATTTGATTTTGACGCTGTTAGTACTTGTGGGAGGTAGCATATTTTTACTATCAACCCTGCGACAGCAAATTTTATTGACCCTTAACCCTGATGTAGCACAAGTCCAAGGCGTTCCCGTCCAATTGTACCGCTATGTATTTGTGGTTTTGCTTTCACTCGCCGTTGCCGTAGCGATTAAAGCTGTCGGCGTTTTACTGGTGAACGCCTTTTTGGTTATTCCCGCCTCTACTGCCAAATTGATGAGTCACCACTTTAGCCGCTTTCTAGTCATATCGGTGATAGTTGGTTCCATCAGCAGCATTGCTGGCATCATTGTCTCTGGTATTTTCAACCTTGCTTCTGGCCCAAGTATTGTTCTTGTACAATTCCTGCTATTTATAGCTGTTTTCATCTGGTTTAAGTTGAATTTGAAAGCTGCATAA
- a CDS encoding IS110 family transposase — protein sequence MAKKRQSPNQASKLDPIHPNAAGIDIGAQNHWVCVPSGRANECVRRFGCYTADLYAIADWLTESGVETVAMESTGVYWIPLFQILETRGFEVKLVNAHHVKTLPGRKTDVLDCQWLQQLHSYGLLSGSFRPEDEICILRSYIRQRDSLIRSASVHIQRMQKALTQMNIQLHQAVSDITGTTGMTIIRAIVGGEHDPQVLAAKKHHRVKRSEAEIAAALNGDYRKEHLFVLQQELHLYDVYQSQIAECDRQIEECLSQFNDKIDISQSPLSPPKHIRHKPQGNEPAFDLRTHLYRMSGVDFTRVDGLGVLTVQIILSEVGLDPSRFPTVKHFTSWLGLCPGSRITGGKIKSSQTRPVVNRAANAFRMAAQTAGKSHSALGAFYRRLRSRLGSPKAITATAHKIARIFYKLWTTGGDYTDPGMDYYEQRYRERMVNNLHKKAQAFGFELIPQSSENLVS from the coding sequence ATGGCGAAAAAACGGCAATCTCCCAATCAAGCATCTAAACTAGATCCGATTCACCCAAATGCTGCTGGTATTGATATTGGTGCCCAAAATCATTGGGTATGTGTGCCATCAGGACGTGCCAACGAATGTGTGAGACGTTTTGGTTGTTACACGGCTGATTTGTACGCGATCGCAGATTGGTTAACTGAGTCTGGGGTTGAGACTGTAGCAATGGAATCAACAGGTGTGTACTGGATTCCATTGTTTCAAATTTTGGAGACTCGTGGCTTTGAGGTCAAGCTGGTCAATGCTCACCACGTCAAAACTCTACCTGGGCGCAAAACAGATGTTTTAGACTGCCAATGGCTGCAACAGTTGCACAGTTATGGATTGTTGTCAGGTTCTTTTCGTCCAGAAGATGAAATTTGTATTTTACGTAGCTATATCCGCCAACGTGATAGTCTCATCAGAAGTGCCAGTGTACATATCCAACGGATGCAGAAAGCTTTAACTCAAATGAACATACAACTGCATCAAGCAGTCAGTGATATTACAGGTACTACGGGTATGACAATCATACGTGCTATTGTCGGCGGGGAACATGACCCGCAAGTACTTGCAGCTAAAAAACATCATCGCGTCAAACGTAGTGAAGCGGAAATTGCAGCTGCGCTTAATGGTGATTACCGAAAAGAACATTTGTTCGTCTTACAACAAGAGCTACATCTCTATGATGTCTACCAATCCCAAATCGCCGAATGTGACCGTCAGATTGAGGAGTGCTTAAGTCAATTTAACGACAAAATTGATATTTCTCAGTCACCTCTTTCTCCACCCAAGCATATTCGTCATAAACCTCAAGGTAATGAACCTGCGTTTGATTTGCGTACTCATCTTTACCGCATGAGTGGAGTAGATTTTACCCGCGTTGACGGTCTTGGTGTCCTGACAGTACAAATTATTCTTTCTGAAGTTGGTTTAGATCCCAGTCGGTTCCCCACAGTCAAACACTTTACTTCTTGGCTTGGTCTTTGCCCTGGCAGCCGCATTACTGGTGGCAAAATTAAAAGTTCTCAAACTCGTCCTGTAGTCAACCGCGCCGCCAATGCTTTCCGCATGGCAGCACAAACTGCTGGTAAAAGTCATTCTGCTTTGGGTGCGTTTTATCGTCGCTTACGTTCTCGACTTGGCTCTCCTAAAGCTATTACTGCTACCGCTCATAAGATTGCCCGGATTTTTTACAAACTTTGGACAACCGGAGGAGATT
- a CDS encoding metal ABC transporter substrate-binding protein: MNGKGLIRGRQRSGILSIMTLLMLSMIASCSQSNPNQGTIPEQSPQAQATVSTPVAQLGKTKVVTTFLPIYLFTKAVAGNVADVEILVPPGTEVHEYQATPENVKAIATANVLVKNGLGLEVFLENTVKNAENTKLAEIDASIGIKPLNEISPVVKTAKEEEDHEHAQGNPHVWLDPVLAKQQVTNIRDGLIAADPANKATYEANAAAYIKELENLNNEFQQTLQKTPSCTFITFHDAFPYLAKRYNLKQVAVVQIPEDQLSPTDVQNAVNAVKKYKVKALFSEPGVDNKLLSSLSKDLKLTLRPLDSLETGETDPQHYFKAMKANLQILETSCK; the protein is encoded by the coding sequence ATGAATGGCAAAGGGCTGATCAGAGGAAGACAAAGAAGCGGCATCTTGTCCATAATGACTCTATTAATGTTGTCGATGATTGCTAGCTGTAGCCAATCGAATCCGAATCAGGGAACAATACCTGAACAGTCACCGCAAGCACAGGCAACTGTATCCACCCCAGTAGCGCAGTTAGGAAAAACTAAAGTTGTGACGACATTTTTGCCGATATATTTGTTTACTAAGGCAGTAGCTGGGAATGTGGCAGATGTAGAAATTCTAGTGCCGCCTGGTACGGAGGTACATGAATACCAAGCGACACCCGAAAATGTCAAAGCGATCGCAACCGCGAATGTGTTAGTAAAAAATGGTTTAGGTTTGGAGGTATTTCTGGAAAATACGGTCAAAAATGCCGAAAATACCAAACTAGCTGAAATTGATGCAAGTATTGGTATTAAACCCTTAAATGAAATTTCACCTGTTGTAAAAACAGCGAAGGAGGAAGAAGACCACGAACACGCCCAAGGTAATCCTCATGTTTGGTTAGATCCAGTTTTGGCAAAACAACAGGTAACTAATATTCGAGATGGATTAATTGCTGCTGACCCGGCAAATAAAGCTACTTATGAAGCAAATGCTGCGGCTTATATTAAAGAATTAGAAAATTTAAATAATGAATTTCAACAGACTTTACAAAAAACTCCTAGTTGTACCTTTATTACCTTTCATGATGCGTTTCCCTATTTAGCAAAACGCTATAACCTCAAGCAAGTTGCTGTGGTGCAAATACCCGAAGATCAACTTTCACCAACTGATGTGCAAAATGCAGTCAATGCTGTTAAAAAGTACAAAGTTAAAGCTTTATTTAGTGAACCAGGAGTAGATAACAAACTCCTAAGTAGCCTCTCCAAAGACTTGAAATTAACTTTGCGTCCTCTGGATTCACTGGAAACTGGCGAAACAGATCCACAGCATTATTTCAAGGCAATGAAAGCTAACTTACAAATTTTGGAAACGTCATGTAAATAG